Proteins from one Brevibacillus humidisoli genomic window:
- the cimA gene encoding citramalate synthase has product MGEKRICLYDTTLRDGTQGEGISLSVEDKVKIAVRLDQFGVDFIEGGWPGSNPKDMAFFERMKEVPLGHAVVAAFGSTCRPGVSAEEDQNLKAILDSGVKAAAIFGKSWDLHVTQALKTTLEENLRMVADSVRFLKQHGLTVMFDAEHFFDGYKQNPVYALNVLEAAEAAGADWLVLCDTNGGSLPHEISEIVAAVRSSLQASIGIHVHNDGELAVANSLAAVQAGATQVQGTINGIGERCGNVNLISVIPNLQLKMGYSCVSAENLAQLTSLSRYVAEIANMAMPTNQPFVGNSAFAHKGGIHVSAVLKNPQTYEHLVPEQIGNRRRVLVSELAGQSNLLAKAEEMNITFDRKQPESREMIKLIKEREYQGYQYEGAEASLSLLLLQASGEERQLFVLESFKIWMEKSAEKSILSEAMVKINVNGQIVHTIAEGNGPVNALDNALRKALEDYFPCLSEMYLTDYKVRVLDESQATAAKVRVLIESMHNGERWSTVGVSTNVIEASWEALVDSIRYLLWKEGCILDSPSEETERPIGIVNH; this is encoded by the coding sequence TTGGGAGAGAAACGGATCTGTTTGTACGATACCACCTTGCGTGATGGGACACAGGGAGAAGGTATCAGCTTATCTGTCGAAGACAAGGTAAAGATCGCTGTGCGCCTTGATCAGTTCGGGGTCGATTTCATCGAGGGCGGTTGGCCGGGCAGCAATCCCAAGGATATGGCGTTTTTTGAGCGTATGAAAGAGGTTCCTCTGGGTCATGCCGTGGTTGCTGCGTTTGGCAGCACGTGCCGCCCGGGGGTGAGCGCTGAGGAGGATCAGAATCTGAAGGCGATTCTCGACAGCGGCGTGAAGGCGGCCGCTATCTTTGGGAAATCGTGGGATCTGCATGTTACGCAGGCATTGAAAACAACGCTGGAAGAGAATCTGCGGATGGTTGCTGACTCGGTCCGTTTCCTCAAGCAGCACGGGTTAACCGTTATGTTTGATGCTGAACACTTCTTTGACGGGTATAAACAGAATCCGGTCTATGCCCTAAACGTACTGGAGGCCGCAGAGGCAGCAGGTGCTGATTGGCTTGTCCTGTGTGACACCAATGGAGGCAGTCTGCCGCACGAGATCAGCGAGATTGTGGCAGCGGTGCGCAGCAGTCTGCAAGCGTCGATTGGCATCCATGTTCATAACGACGGAGAGCTGGCAGTGGCCAATTCGTTGGCCGCCGTACAGGCAGGGGCAACGCAGGTGCAGGGTACGATCAATGGCATAGGCGAGCGCTGCGGCAATGTAAATCTGATCTCAGTGATTCCCAACCTGCAGTTGAAGATGGGCTACTCCTGTGTCAGTGCGGAAAACTTGGCTCAGCTCACCTCTCTGTCGCGCTATGTGGCGGAGATTGCCAACATGGCGATGCCGACCAACCAGCCATTTGTCGGCAATAGTGCTTTCGCCCACAAAGGCGGCATTCACGTCAGTGCCGTACTGAAAAACCCGCAAACGTACGAACATCTCGTACCTGAGCAGATCGGCAACAGACGTCGTGTGCTCGTCTCTGAACTGGCCGGACAGAGCAATCTCTTGGCCAAGGCGGAAGAGATGAATATTACCTTTGACCGGAAGCAGCCGGAGTCGCGTGAGATGATCAAGTTGATCAAGGAACGGGAGTATCAGGGATATCAATACGAGGGAGCAGAGGCGTCGCTCTCTTTGCTGCTGTTGCAGGCGTCAGGCGAGGAGCGTCAACTGTTCGTGCTGGAGTCGTTCAAGATATGGATGGAAAAGTCGGCGGAGAAGTCGATCCTCTCCGAAGCGATGGTCAAGATAAACGTGAACGGTCAGATCGTGCATACGATCGCAGAAGGGAATGGTCCAGTCAACGCCCTGGACAACGCCCTGCGCAAAGCATTGGAGGATTACTTCCCCTGCCTGTCAGAGATGTACCTGACCGACTACAAGGTGCGTGTACTGGATGAAAGTCAGGCCACGGCAGCCAAGGTTCGGGTGCTGATCGAATCGATGCATAACGGCGAACGCTGGAGTACAGTAGGTGTCTCTACCAATGTGATTGAAGCGAGCTGGGAGGCATTGGTCGACAGTATACGCTACCTGCTCTGGAAAGAAGGCTGTATCCTGGATTCTCCGAGTGAGGAGACGGAACGTCCGATCGGGATTGTCAATCACTAG
- a CDS encoding alpha/beta hydrolase, which yields MMHSFSFPLDETLTLRGDLHLSDDAKEQRPVLVFCHGFKGFKDWGSFPYAAEQLAKRGIAVIRINFSCNGVGESLTEFDEPEKFAVNTYARELADLSALLRWLNDDQLPASASLDKERLFVLGHSKGGGDAILFGANNPQVRGIVTWNGIANVNLFDAKLRAEIAQNGVGYILNGRTQQQMPISKVVIEDVDQNADAYDLLAKVSAMPQPLLIVQGDEDAVRLINGARQLHDAAPNSRLHWIEGAGHTFNTVHPFAGTTPQLEEAIDVTAQFVLDHSR from the coding sequence ATGATGCATTCGTTTTCGTTTCCGCTTGATGAGACGCTGACGCTACGCGGCGATCTGCATCTCAGCGATGATGCCAAAGAGCAGCGGCCCGTATTGGTATTCTGTCACGGATTTAAGGGATTTAAGGACTGGGGCAGCTTCCCGTACGCGGCTGAACAGCTGGCCAAGCGAGGCATTGCCGTCATCCGCATCAACTTTTCCTGCAACGGTGTTGGCGAGAGTCTTACGGAGTTTGACGAACCAGAAAAGTTCGCGGTCAATACCTACGCGCGAGAACTTGCCGATCTGAGTGCGCTGCTACGTTGGCTGAATGACGATCAGCTTCCCGCTTCTGCTTCCTTGGATAAAGAGCGATTGTTCGTGCTCGGCCACAGCAAGGGGGGAGGCGATGCCATTTTATTTGGAGCCAATAACCCGCAGGTTCGGGGGATAGTGACGTGGAACGGCATCGCCAACGTCAATCTGTTTGACGCGAAACTACGGGCAGAGATTGCTCAAAACGGCGTAGGCTATATTCTCAACGGCCGTACTCAGCAGCAGATGCCGATCTCCAAGGTGGTCATCGAGGACGTAGACCAAAACGCGGACGCATACGATCTGCTGGCCAAGGTGAGCGCGATGCCGCAGCCGCTGCTGATCGTTCAAGGCGATGAGGATGCTGTGCGCCTGATCAACGGCGCCCGGCAACTTCACGATGCCGCACCCAACAGCCGCCTGCATTGGATTGAGGGAGCTGGCCACACATTTAACACGGTACATCCGTTTGCGGGTACGACGCCGCAGTTGGAAGAAGCGATCGACGTTACGGCACAGTTCGTGCTCGACCACTCTCGCTGA
- a CDS encoding M20 metallopeptidase family protein, with the protein MSEWLSSNLKELLRAEEDQMIAWRRHLHQYPELSFQEEKTPAMIAEILNGFELDEVRTQVGGRGVRGLLCGGAPGPTVALRADFDALPIQDQKEVSYKSQVPGVMHACGHDAHTASLLGLARVLARHRHLLSGNIVFIFQHAEEENPGGAIQMVEDGVLEGVDAIFGAHLWSPAPVGKILTAPGPMMANVDDFYIEIKGRGGHAALPEQTVDSIVVGSHIVATLQTIASRNVSPLESVVVTVGSFRAGDSTNVIADTCKMSGTVRTFLPEIRDLAEHRLKEIVIGTATMMGATAAVHYDHGYPAVINTLHEASILRDAAVAAAGEEQVEWMKPTMGGEDFSYYLQRVPGAFVFIGAGNPEKNAIYPHHHPLFDIDESAMKISAEVLGLSALNYLMQGTGGEEA; encoded by the coding sequence ATGAGCGAGTGGTTGTCATCCAATCTAAAAGAGTTGCTGCGGGCAGAGGAGGATCAGATGATCGCGTGGCGGCGTCATCTGCACCAGTACCCAGAGCTCTCCTTTCAGGAGGAGAAGACACCGGCGATGATCGCCGAGATTCTGAACGGATTTGAACTGGACGAGGTGAGAACGCAGGTGGGCGGACGCGGGGTTCGGGGCCTGCTGTGCGGAGGTGCGCCGGGACCGACCGTCGCGCTGCGGGCAGATTTTGACGCCCTGCCGATCCAGGATCAGAAAGAGGTGTCCTACAAATCTCAAGTCCCTGGGGTGATGCATGCCTGTGGACATGACGCCCACACAGCCTCTCTATTGGGATTGGCCCGTGTGCTGGCCCGTCACCGCCACCTGTTGAGCGGAAACATCGTCTTTATTTTTCAGCACGCAGAAGAAGAAAATCCGGGCGGCGCGATCCAGATGGTAGAAGACGGGGTATTGGAGGGAGTTGATGCCATCTTTGGCGCCCATCTCTGGTCACCCGCACCTGTCGGCAAGATATTGACGGCTCCCGGTCCGATGATGGCCAACGTAGATGACTTTTATATCGAAATCAAGGGCAGGGGCGGACATGCTGCCCTGCCGGAACAGACGGTCGATTCGATTGTGGTGGGTTCGCACATTGTCGCTACCCTGCAAACGATTGCCAGCAGAAATGTCAGTCCGCTGGAGAGCGTCGTGGTCACAGTGGGCTCGTTCCGCGCTGGAGACAGCACCAACGTGATTGCCGACACCTGCAAAATGAGCGGGACAGTTCGTACCTTTCTGCCGGAAATACGCGATCTGGCGGAGCACCGGCTAAAGGAGATCGTGATCGGTACGGCCACGATGATGGGAGCAACGGCTGCGGTTCATTACGATCATGGATATCCTGCCGTCATCAACACCCTGCACGAAGCGTCGATCCTGCGTGACGCAGCCGTAGCGGCCGCCGGTGAAGAACAGGTGGAATGGATGAAGCCGACGATGGGCGGAGAGGACTTTTCCTATTACCTGCAGCGGGTGCCGGGCGCATTCGTCTTTATAGGAGCGGGCAATCCGGAAAAGAATGCGATCTACCCGCATCACCACCCACTGTTCGACATTGATGAGTCAGCAATGAAGATCAGTGCAGAGGTACTTGGTCTGAGCGCGTTGAACTACCTGATGCAGGGTACAGGAGGGGAAGAAGCATGA
- a CDS encoding cold-shock protein codes for MMQGKVKWFSKEKGYGFIEKEGGGDIFVHFTGIAGSGFRNLEEGEVVTFDIVEGQKGPQATNVIRQG; via the coding sequence ATCATGCAAGGCAAAGTAAAGTGGTTTAGTAAGGAAAAGGGCTATGGATTTATTGAGAAAGAAGGTGGAGGAGACATCTTCGTCCATTTTACGGGAATCGCCGGCAGCGGCTTCCGCAATCTGGAGGAAGGCGAAGTGGTAACCTTTGATATTGTAGAAGGGCAAAAGGGGCCACAGGCGACTAATGTTATTCGACAAGGATAA
- a CDS encoding carboxymuconolactone decarboxylase family protein, translating into MRLHHAQANPEAFQTMLKMESYVKESGIDKRLLELIKIRASQINRCAFCIDMHTRDARKLGETEERIYLLNAWDEAPHFSEEEKAVLALTEAVTLISQAGVPEEVYEKVRAYFDERQFVALIMAINTINCWNRLSVSTGKAPEIVR; encoded by the coding sequence ATGAGATTACATCATGCGCAAGCAAATCCTGAGGCTTTTCAGACCATGCTGAAGATGGAATCGTACGTCAAAGAGAGCGGAATTGACAAGAGACTGCTGGAATTGATCAAAATCCGCGCCTCGCAGATCAATCGCTGCGCCTTTTGTATTGACATGCATACGCGTGACGCACGGAAGCTGGGAGAGACCGAAGAGCGCATCTATCTGTTGAATGCCTGGGACGAAGCTCCCCATTTTAGCGAGGAGGAAAAAGCCGTGTTGGCTCTGACAGAAGCCGTCACGCTCATCTCGCAGGCTGGGGTCCCTGAGGAGGTGTACGAGAAGGTGCGCGCTTACTTTGACGAGCGGCAGTTCGTAGCCCTGATCATGGCGATCAATACGATTAACTGCTGGAACAGGCTGTCTGTCTCAACAGGAAAGGCGCCTGAGATCGTCAGGTAA
- a CDS encoding dynamin family protein, with protein MNLVQTKLLDTAERLRLVSAEIAGLPGMQTQSQSLIERAERLGANRFTVALFGAFSAGKSSFANALLGDMVLPVSPNPTTAAINKIMPPTDDAPHGTVRVLLKTAEAMESDIKRSLAVFEIVTDDLQSGLDAVGSIDVSQIAPTAKPHYTFLKAVIKGWPEMADLLGGEQVVDMKAFKGFVAKEEKACFVELVELFYECPLTAQGITLVDTPGADSINARHTGVAFDYMKNADAVLFVTYYNHAFSQADREFLLQMGRVKETFELDKMFFIVNAADLAASPEELSGVLSHVEKNLLACGIRHPRIYPLSSQTALLAKLHEKGKLSGSAEKVYRQRTGTAENGPLPAAERALALSGLPVFEQDFLRFTLEELTQMAVEAAESEMRRASSNLAEMISLAEQGEEVRSQRREELSEVRRQTLETLDSFLSASVERELDSEREELLYYVKQRIFFRFAELFQYAFNPSVLVDDGRNLKQVLKSCLQELLRSVSYDLAQELRATSLRLEKFLNGWGVKLIDQWSEQLASHAPGFRLSPYTARRVQTPAFDEELSSASLPHLQAALSLFKNTKDFFERDGKQKLREELEKLLQEPVSSYLQEGGERLAQTFAFALARMIEEERARAARQVEEYFTGLIAALEMKVDMADLRQRQQRLAELLG; from the coding sequence ATGAACCTGGTACAGACAAAACTATTGGATACGGCTGAGCGACTGCGCCTCGTCAGTGCCGAGATTGCCGGATTGCCCGGCATGCAGACCCAATCGCAGTCATTGATCGAGCGTGCCGAGCGGCTGGGTGCCAATCGTTTTACAGTGGCCTTGTTTGGCGCGTTCAGTGCGGGCAAGTCTTCGTTTGCCAATGCCCTGCTGGGCGATATGGTCCTGCCGGTCTCGCCCAACCCGACGACTGCAGCGATCAACAAGATCATGCCGCCGACCGATGATGCTCCGCACGGAACGGTCCGCGTCCTGCTGAAGACGGCTGAAGCGATGGAGAGCGATATCAAGCGGTCACTTGCCGTCTTTGAGATCGTCACAGACGACCTGCAAAGCGGCCTCGATGCGGTAGGAAGCATCGATGTTTCCCAGATTGCGCCAACTGCCAAGCCGCATTACACATTTTTAAAGGCGGTCATCAAAGGGTGGCCGGAGATGGCCGACCTGCTGGGCGGCGAGCAGGTTGTCGATATGAAGGCGTTTAAAGGGTTCGTAGCCAAAGAGGAGAAGGCTTGTTTTGTCGAATTGGTGGAACTGTTCTACGAGTGCCCATTGACCGCTCAGGGGATTACACTAGTGGACACGCCGGGAGCTGACTCGATTAATGCGCGGCATACCGGCGTCGCTTTCGACTACATGAAAAACGCGGACGCCGTCCTGTTCGTCACGTACTACAACCACGCCTTTTCTCAGGCTGACCGTGAGTTTTTGCTGCAGATGGGACGGGTCAAAGAGACGTTTGAACTGGACAAGATGTTCTTTATTGTCAATGCTGCCGATCTGGCTGCTTCACCGGAAGAGTTGAGCGGAGTACTCTCCCATGTGGAAAAAAATCTGCTTGCCTGCGGTATTCGCCACCCGCGGATCTATCCGCTCTCCAGCCAGACCGCCTTACTGGCCAAACTGCACGAAAAGGGCAAGCTGTCCGGCTCTGCAGAAAAGGTATACCGTCAGCGAACCGGCACAGCAGAGAATGGGCCGCTGCCGGCTGCTGAGCGGGCGCTGGCTCTCTCCGGACTTCCCGTGTTTGAGCAGGATTTTCTCCGTTTTACGCTGGAGGAACTGACGCAGATGGCAGTGGAAGCGGCGGAGAGTGAGATGAGACGGGCCTCCAGCAACCTTGCCGAGATGATCTCCCTGGCTGAACAGGGGGAAGAGGTCCGCAGCCAACGAAGAGAAGAATTAAGTGAAGTGCGTCGGCAGACCTTGGAGACGCTTGACTCTTTTCTGTCTGCTTCCGTTGAGCGGGAGTTGGACAGTGAGCGCGAGGAACTGTTGTACTACGTCAAGCAACGCATCTTTTTCCGCTTCGCAGAACTGTTTCAATATGCTTTTAACCCGTCTGTGTTGGTTGATGACGGTCGCAATCTCAAACAAGTGCTAAAAAGCTGTCTGCAGGAATTGCTGCGCTCGGTCAGCTATGATCTGGCACAAGAGCTCAGAGCAACCTCGCTTCGTCTGGAGAAGTTTCTCAACGGATGGGGCGTCAAGTTGATCGATCAGTGGAGCGAACAGTTGGCGAGCCACGCTCCCGGCTTCCGTCTGTCTCCCTATACGGCGCGACGTGTACAGACACCTGCCTTTGACGAGGAGCTGTCGTCTGCCTCGCTGCCCCACTTGCAGGCGGCGCTTTCCCTGTTTAAAAACACCAAGGATTTCTTTGAGCGGGACGGAAAGCAGAAGCTGCGTGAAGAATTGGAGAAGCTGCTGCAAGAGCCTGTCAGCAGCTATCTGCAAGAGGGCGGGGAACGCTTGGCGCAGACCTTTGCCTTCGCTCTCGCCCGGATGATCGAGGAAGAACGGGCGAGGGCGGCCAGACAGGTGGAGGAGTACTTCACCGGTCTCATAGCCGCACTAGAGATGAAAGTAGATATGGCAGACCTGCGGCAAAGGCAGCAGCGGCTTGCCGAATTGCTGGGGTAA
- a CDS encoding dynamin family protein, producing MNSKQVMEKGSFPEMAERIERAARLAEETGDSGTAAKLRQLAEKAGGGELVIAFCGHFSAGKSTMINRLLGRELLPSNPIPTSANVVKIRGGESVARVHTRQQGVLHFDPETEMEELKRFAADGDTVEWVEISCPDIFLGEHAALLDTPGIDSTDAAHKVATESALHLADAVIYMMDYNHVQAEENFQFTKTLKDRGKPVFLVINMIDKHVDFELDFDDYRESVEEAFENWNIAPDAIFYTSLAEPDHPENQYEAFFGQLTELLAQRTQLVRTSVTRSALYLVEEHRRYHIRQHEEQRHALEAELAAAAEGMDSNDREDVEDALAQTEQRIAELEATPNRALDEMKTELTKLLENARLTYYSTNEAAERYLESRRPDFKVGLLFASKKTEEERAARLEGLLGDFRDKVEANLDRHFKQLMVKLPEGYGLHDEEYHAAVHKVEVEVTPEYLADRVKPGAGSREYVLNYCQDISDGIKAEYRRIGLTLIEQIAARLKERSALERSELTLRMEKLREVKGMLESQAQLAAAEEAAAERLRSILLEGE from the coding sequence GTGAACAGCAAGCAAGTGATGGAGAAGGGGAGTTTTCCGGAGATGGCCGAGCGGATCGAGCGCGCTGCCCGCCTGGCGGAGGAGACAGGCGATAGCGGCACGGCGGCTAAGCTGCGGCAGTTGGCGGAAAAAGCGGGCGGAGGAGAATTGGTGATCGCTTTTTGCGGCCATTTTTCGGCTGGAAAGTCGACCATGATCAACAGGCTGCTCGGCAGAGAACTGCTGCCGTCCAATCCGATCCCCACCAGCGCCAACGTGGTCAAAATCCGCGGTGGCGAATCGGTTGCCCGCGTCCATACGCGCCAGCAAGGGGTGCTTCACTTCGATCCTGAGACAGAGATGGAAGAATTGAAGCGGTTTGCAGCAGACGGAGATACGGTGGAATGGGTGGAGATATCCTGCCCTGACATTTTTCTCGGCGAGCATGCTGCTTTGTTGGATACCCCTGGCATCGATTCGACCGATGCTGCCCATAAAGTCGCCACGGAATCGGCGCTGCATCTGGCCGATGCGGTGATTTACATGATGGATTACAATCACGTGCAGGCAGAGGAAAACTTTCAGTTTACCAAGACACTGAAGGATCGGGGAAAACCGGTCTTTTTGGTGATTAATATGATTGACAAGCACGTCGATTTTGAATTGGATTTCGACGACTACAGAGAGAGTGTAGAAGAAGCGTTTGAAAACTGGAACATCGCGCCCGATGCCATTTTTTACACGTCACTTGCTGAACCGGATCACCCGGAAAATCAGTATGAGGCGTTTTTCGGTCAGTTGACGGAACTGCTCGCACAGCGGACGCAACTGGTGCGGACAAGCGTTACCCGCTCCGCCCTGTATCTGGTCGAGGAGCACCGTCGCTATCACATCAGACAGCATGAAGAACAGCGGCATGCGCTGGAGGCAGAGTTGGCCGCGGCTGCAGAGGGGATGGACAGCAACGATCGGGAAGATGTGGAGGATGCGCTGGCACAAACGGAACAGCGTATCGCCGAACTGGAGGCGACTCCGAATCGTGCATTGGATGAGATGAAGACAGAACTGACCAAGCTGTTGGAAAACGCCCGCCTCACCTACTACAGCACCAATGAAGCAGCAGAGCGCTATCTGGAGAGCCGTCGTCCAGACTTTAAGGTGGGTCTGCTCTTTGCGTCAAAAAAGACGGAAGAAGAGCGCGCGGCCCGACTGGAGGGGCTTTTAGGCGATTTCCGAGACAAAGTGGAGGCCAATCTCGACAGACACTTTAAGCAGTTGATGGTAAAACTGCCGGAGGGGTACGGCTTGCACGACGAAGAGTATCATGCGGCCGTGCACAAGGTAGAGGTTGAAGTGACGCCCGAGTACCTCGCCGACCGGGTGAAGCCGGGCGCCGGTTCCCGAGAATACGTGCTCAACTACTGTCAGGACATTTCCGATGGCATCAAAGCGGAATATCGAAGGATTGGCCTAACCCTGATCGAGCAGATAGCCGCACGGCTGAAAGAACGCTCGGCGCTGGAGCGCAGCGAGCTAACCCTACGTATGGAGAAGCTTCGCGAGGTAAAGGGAATGCTGGAGTCGCAGGCTCAGCTTGCCGCGGCGGAAGAGGCGGCTGCTGAACGACTGCGATCGATTTTGCTAGAGGGAGAGTAA
- a CDS encoding LLM class flavin-dependent oxidoreductase — MKFGLFTVFDNYANELPRTPGQFLEQVLEQTVLGEQYGYDAVWYAEHHFHQYGILTSPHMLMTAAAGITKRIRLGVSVVVLPFHDPVRVAEDYALVDYLSGGRLNMGLGSGYLPHEFGGFKIDPAIKPFLFNEKFDILKRLWSGERFTYKGEYHEYGEISLDVLPVQKQVPTWVAALRPQGVEYVAKMGEPIMGVAYVNSNSVAELKSIIDHYDKSSLAAGFDPAMLEKPIALHVHVAETTQEAVQNAYEPLNRYLRTRLYGKGAVYEDLAAREQLIVGSPADCIAEIKKYQDAGVNHLMCLMNFGGMEHEKVKSSIKLFAEEVMPAFRDQ, encoded by the coding sequence ATGAAGTTTGGTCTTTTTACTGTGTTTGACAACTATGCCAACGAACTGCCGCGCACGCCGGGTCAGTTTTTGGAGCAGGTGCTGGAACAGACCGTGCTTGGTGAGCAATACGGGTACGATGCCGTATGGTATGCCGAACATCACTTTCACCAATACGGCATACTGACATCGCCCCATATGTTGATGACGGCTGCTGCCGGGATCACTAAACGGATTCGGCTCGGGGTTTCAGTAGTGGTCCTGCCCTTCCACGATCCTGTCCGGGTGGCAGAAGATTATGCGCTCGTCGACTATCTCAGCGGCGGTCGTTTAAACATGGGATTAGGCAGCGGCTATCTGCCGCATGAGTTTGGCGGTTTTAAGATTGATCCGGCTATCAAACCGTTCTTGTTTAATGAGAAATTTGATATTCTCAAACGGCTCTGGAGTGGAGAACGGTTCACCTATAAAGGGGAGTATCACGAGTACGGGGAGATCTCGCTCGACGTTCTGCCGGTACAGAAGCAGGTGCCTACCTGGGTGGCAGCCCTTCGTCCGCAGGGAGTGGAATATGTGGCCAAGATGGGTGAGCCGATCATGGGGGTCGCCTATGTAAACAGCAACTCTGTGGCCGAGTTGAAATCAATCATCGACCATTACGATAAGTCCAGTCTGGCGGCAGGATTTGATCCGGCCATGTTGGAAAAGCCGATTGCCCTGCATGTGCATGTGGCCGAGACAACACAGGAAGCAGTGCAGAACGCTTATGAACCGCTCAACCGCTACCTGCGCACCAGGCTGTACGGCAAAGGGGCGGTATATGAAGATCTCGCCGCCAGAGAACAGTTGATTGTCGGTTCGCCGGCAGACTGCATCGCCGAGATCAAGAAGTACCAAGACGCCGGCGTCAATCATCTGATGTGTTTGATGAACTTCGGAGGCATGGAGCATGAAAAGGTGAAGTCGTCGATCAAGTTGTTTGCCGAGGAAGTTATGCCCGCCTTCCGGGATCAATAG
- a CDS encoding DUF3870 domain-containing protein produces the protein MTDYEGRNTVLAAGFAQVPKGTTLYEVYTLVGCVLIIDVDDDVIVDAAFTFVMEKTSDYLAHLLRGRSIANGVGDITKLIQERFLVPGQGAVLQSIRAAIDRYHEMRKQ, from the coding sequence ATGACTGATTACGAAGGCAGAAACACGGTGCTGGCGGCCGGATTCGCCCAGGTGCCCAAAGGAACTACACTGTACGAAGTCTACACATTGGTTGGCTGTGTGTTGATCATCGATGTGGATGATGATGTGATCGTGGACGCCGCGTTTACGTTTGTCATGGAAAAGACGAGCGACTATCTGGCTCATCTGCTCCGAGGCAGAAGCATCGCCAATGGTGTGGGTGATATTACCAAGTTGATACAGGAACGATTTCTGGTACCCGGTCAAGGGGCCGTGCTGCAATCGATACGAGCGGCGATCGATCGTTATCACGAGATGAGAAAACAATGA
- a CDS encoding ABC transporter ATP-binding protein: MTSSSTRRQPAEEGTALEVRHLDAHRGSIHVLRNVSLVVKRHELVTIVGANGAGKSTLLAAISGLIPVSAGAVYVHGKEVQGRTAEQLAALGISHVPERRGMFAELTVEQSLQLGAYTRRHFWKPDRGEAASIEEDVERMYALFPRLRERRKQLAGTLSGGEQQMLAIARGLMARPQVLMLDEPSLGLAPLIVAEIFEKLYELKEQGMTILLVEQNARAALRIADRVYTLERGSIQFSGAPEELLADARLSQAFLAGP, encoded by the coding sequence TTGACCAGTTCGTCCACGCGGCGGCAGCCAGCGGAGGAGGGGACGGCTCTCGAGGTGCGTCATCTGGATGCTCACCGAGGCAGCATCCATGTGTTGAGAAACGTCTCTTTGGTAGTTAAACGGCATGAACTGGTTACGATCGTCGGTGCCAACGGCGCAGGCAAGTCTACTCTGTTGGCGGCGATCTCGGGACTTATCCCGGTATCAGCAGGAGCAGTGTACGTGCACGGAAAAGAAGTACAGGGAAGGACTGCCGAACAGTTGGCTGCCCTTGGCATCAGTCATGTGCCGGAGCGGCGGGGAATGTTCGCAGAGCTTACCGTTGAGCAGAGCTTGCAACTTGGCGCATACACCCGCAGACACTTCTGGAAGCCGGACAGAGGGGAAGCAGCATCGATTGAAGAGGATGTAGAGCGGATGTATGCCCTGTTCCCTCGTTTACGGGAGCGACGCAAGCAGCTTGCCGGGACGCTGAGCGGCGGCGAGCAGCAGATGCTTGCGATCGCCAGAGGACTGATGGCCAGACCGCAAGTGCTGATGCTGGATGAACCCTCCCTGGGCCTGGCACCACTTATCGTTGCTGAGATCTTTGAGAAGCTGTACGAGTTGAAGGAACAAGGGATGACGATCCTGCTGGTCGAACAGAATGCGCGAGCTGCCCTGCGCATTGCAGACCGCGTCTATACCCTGGAGCGGGGCAGCATCCAGTTTAGCGGGGCGCCCGAAGAACTGCTCGCGGATGCTCGACTCAGCCAGGCGTTTCTCGCCGGACCCTAA